The sequence below is a genomic window from Opitutia bacterium.
ACGCTCACGCTCTCGACCGCGAATTTCGTCGCGGCCGCACGCGCGACCGTCAGGAGCTGCTGGCGCACCTCCTCGGCGTGGCGCGCGCCGTCGACCACGAGCGCGATGTCGCGCAGCGCAGCGGGGAACAGACTGAAGTTCTGGAAGCGACGGTGGCCGCTCTCCGCCGTGAGTCTCTCCGGCAAGATCGCGAACATGCCCGCCCACACCTTGCCTTCGACGCCGGCGGCGCGGACCATGGCGAGGTTGAGCAGGCCGAAGCGCGCGGCCCAGCCGCCCTTCATCTCGCCGGCAGCGGCCGCGTGGCCTTCCTGCCAGCCCCAGAACGCGCCGGTGACCGGCACGAGCGGTTGCGAGTTCAGGTTCAGCCCAGCCTGCGCGAGCAGCGCTTCCATGTAGCGTTTCACTTGGAAGAAATCCGGCTCAGGGCGCGCGAGCCACGCGCGGTCCTTCGGGTTGTGCGCGATGACGAAGCCGACGCCGACGCACTCGTGCACGGTGCCGTTCATCTCGACGAACACACGGCCGGTTTCGCAGAGGCGCGAGACGGCGTTGCCGCGGGATTGGTTGAGCTTGAGCGATTCGAGCAGGCCGAGCACGAGCGTCGGGCGGAGGCTCGACTGGTCCTCGACGAACGGATTCGAGAGCGCGAGTTCCTGCGCGGCGGCGTCGGAGACCCAAGTCTTGAGCTCCTTCGCGGAGCGCAGCGTGTAGTTCACGCACTCGTGGAAATGCTGGCCGACGAGGTAGTCGGTGACCTTGCCGTTGAAGACGGCGACCGGGTCGTCCTCCGCTTCCGGCAGCGCGGGGCCGACGGCGGGCGCGGGCGGAACCTTCTCGGTGCCGTAGATGCGCAGCACTTCCTCGACGAGATCGATCGGGCGATCGAGATCACCGCGGTAGCTGGGAACATCGACGGTCCACTCGGGCGTGCCGTCCGCGAACTGGCTCTCGCCGACGATGGCGAGATTGAGCGCGGTGAGCGCGGTGCGAATCTCCGCATCGGGAATGTCGAAGCCGAGGCGCGCACGGATGTAGGCCGGCGTGACTTTGATCTCGCGCGACCACGGTTGCTCGCCGCCGATCTTGAACGACGGACCGACGACGGTGCCGCCGGCGGTTTCGAGGAGCAAATCGACGGCGCGGCCGGCCGCCTCGAGCGTGCTGTGCGGATCGACGCCGCGCTCGAAGCGATACGAAGAATCGGACGCGAGGCCGAGTCGCTTGGAAGTCCAGCGGATCGACTGCGGGCGGAAGTAAGCGGCTTCGAGCACGACGTCGGTCGTGGTCGCGTCGACTTCGGCGTTGGCACCGCCCATGATGCCGGCGACGACCATCGGATTCTTCTCGTCGGCGATGACGAGCATGCGGCTGTTCAGCGCGCGCTCCTTGCCGTCGAGCGTGGTGAGTTTCTCGCCGTCGACTGCGCGGCGGATGACGATCTTGCGACCGGCGATCTTCTTGGCGTCGAACACGTGCAACGGCTGGCCGAGTTCGAGCATCACGTAGTTGCCGACGTCGACGAGGTTGTTGATCGGGCGCAGGCCGACGGCCTTCAGGCGCTCCTGCATCCACGCGGGGCTCGGGCCGACCTTCACGCCGGCGATGGCGATGCCGACGTAGAGCGGGCAATCTTCGGGCGCCT
It includes:
- a CDS encoding phenylalanine--tRNA ligase subunit beta, translated to MKISLNWLKQYVNLDGVTVDELKRAITFVGFEVEGVATAGLQPLQHVVVGEIKTREKIPNLKKEISLCTVDVGAENGGIRQIVCGAPNCDAGNRVPVALPGAVLPGGFAIALRKTYGHESQGMMCAADELGLGDDHAGLLLLDPATPIGTPINAVLPPGDTVFDIEITPNRPDALSHIGIAREIAAWFRKDLCFPQVKFRNETHGFRGDILSDIRVEAPEDCPLYVGIAIAGVKVGPSPAWMQERLKAVGLRPINNLVDVGNYVMLELGQPLHVFDAKKIAGRKIVIRRAVDGEKLTTLDGKERALNSRMLVIADEKNPMVVAGIMGGANAEVDATTTDVVLEAAYFRPQSIRWTSKRLGLASDSSYRFERGVDPHSTLEAAGRAVDLLLETAGGTVVGPSFKIGGEQPWSREIKVTPAYIRARLGFDIPDAEIRTALTALNLAIVGESQFADGTPEWTVDVPSYRGDLDRPIDLVEEVLRIYGTEKVPPAPAVGPALPEAEDDPVAVFNGKVTDYLVGQHFHECVNYTLRSAKELKTWVSDAAAQELALSNPFVEDQSSLRPTLVLGLLESLKLNQSRGNAVSRLCETGRVFVEMNGTVHECVGVGFVIAHNPKDRAWLARPEPDFFQVKRYMEALLAQAGLNLNSQPLVPVTGAFWGWQEGHAAAAGEMKGGWAARFGLLNLAMVRAAGVEGKVWAGMFAILPERLTAESGHRRFQNFSLFPAALRDIALVVDGARHAEEVRQQLLTVARAAATKFAVESVSVFDVYQGAGLPEGKKSVAFSLSFRSAERTLTDDEVNAAFAEIQKKITADGTMTVRA